GACGTTACCGGTGCATGTGAATTACCAGCAGGTATTGAAATGGTCATGCCTGGTGATAACGTTAAGATGGACGTAACCTTAATCAATCCGATTGCGATGGAAGAAGGTTTACGTTTTGCTATTCGTGAAGGCGGCCGCACCGTTGGTGCTGGTGTCGTTGCTAAAATCGTTGAGTAATAGAAATGGCAGCAACTCAAACTATTAGAATCAGGCTGAAATCATTTGATCATCGTTTGATTGATCAATCAGCTAAAGAAATCGTTGAAACAGCGAAACGTACTGGCGCTCGGATTAATGGTCCAATTCCATTGCCGACTAAGAAAGAACGTTTCACCGTGCTGATTTCACCACACGTGAACAAAGACGCTCGTGAACAGTATGAAATCCGTACTCACAAACGTCTTATGGATATTGTTGAGCCAACTGATAAAACAGTTGATGCTCTGATGAAGCTGGACCTCGCCGCTGGCGTTGATGTTCAGATTAAGTTGAACTAAGAGGGGTTGGGTCATGACTATCGGACTCATCGGTCGTAAACGTGGTATGACACGTGTCTTCACTGAAGACGGTGTATCTACTCCGGTTACAGTTATTGAAGTTGAACCAAACCGTATCAGCCAGCTGAAATCAGTTGATACCGATGGTTATAACGCTATTCAAGTTACAGTTGGTGAACGTAAAGCATCACGTGTCACTAAGCCTGAAGCAGGTCACTTTGCTAAGGCTCAAGCTGCAGCAGGTCGTAAAGTTTGTGAATTCCGTGTGGAATCTCATGATGATCTGACGGTTGGCGCTGAATTGAAGGTGGATATTTTTGAAGCAGGTCAGAAAATTGA
The Candidatus Oleimmundimicrobium sp. DNA segment above includes these coding regions:
- the rplC gene encoding 50S ribosomal protein L3; this encodes MTIGLIGRKRGMTRVFTEDGVSTPVTVIEVEPNRISQLKSVDTDGYNAIQVTVGERKASRVTKPEAGHFAKAQAAAGRKVCEFRVESHDDLTVGAELKVDIFEAGQKIDVSGLTKGKGFAGVVKRYGFRGGDATHGNSLSHRAPGSIGQCQTPGRVFKGKKMAGHMGDKKRTLQNLSVVRVDAERNLILVKGSVPGAT
- the rpsJ gene encoding 30S ribosomal protein S10, encoding MAATQTIRIRLKSFDHRLIDQSAKEIVETAKRTGARINGPIPLPTKKERFTVLISPHVNKDAREQYEIRTHKRLMDIVEPTDKTVDALMKLDLAAGVDVQIKLN